One region of Wyeomyia smithii strain HCP4-BCI-WySm-NY-G18 chromosome 3, ASM2978416v1, whole genome shotgun sequence genomic DNA includes:
- the LOC129729159 gene encoding odorant receptor 13a-like produces the protein MKLARLFSPRRRVLQLGLKLLQRISLWGDNHRFKYTYVLLSSFIAITWLIPKIIFGSGKDGFESFLRNIAEIFFLTENFIALGCFVLRRRSFERLVDVLERIFNRHWPDALRVEIDAIIQELEKASRSYATYMSTMLVIFVVSPVLFTVMKIVLWEEAERGDFVLINETQFYWLDVRRNSVHYCIFTTLCFVASSCSAYILTLKGSLFQVIIRYGYRLFELVTKRIASMAQLDQVDERRAELREIIQLHQMALEYLEHLESTMSFILLNQTLSCLLVWCLMLFYVSSNFGLDAANVLILFIVLLVEMYVFCKNGTILSEKAAEVANAIYFYDWYMDPVDLQQKILLIIQQAQKPTGITAARFYYINIQRFGATAQATYSYYLILKNRF, from the exons ATGAAGCTGGCGCGGCTATTTTCTCCTAGACGGCGTGTCCTGCAGCTAGGACTCAAACTGCTGCAGCGCATTAGTTTGTGGGGTGATAACCATCGATTCAAGTATACATACGTTCTACTGTCGAGTTTCATCGCCATAACTTGGCTCATTCCGAAGATCATTTTTGGATCTGGCAAGGATGGTTTTGAGTCTTTTCTAAGGAACATCgccgagattttttttctaaccgagAACTTTATCGCGCTTGGCTGTTTTGTTTTGCGACGTCGGTCATTCGAACGGCTGGTTGATGTTCTAGAACGCATCTTCAACCGTCACTGGCCGGATGCTTTGCGGGTGGAGATTGATGCGATCATTCAGGAGCTGGAGAAGGCTTCCAGGTCTTATGCAACTTATATGTCCACAATGTTGGTCATCTTTGTAGTCAGTCCAGTGTTATTTACGGTTATGAAAATAGTTCTGTGGGAAGAAGCAGAACGGGGCGATTTTGTGCTGATTAACGAGACACA ATTCTACTGGCTGGATGTTCGTCGTAACTCAGTGCATTATTGTATATTCACTACGCTCTGTTTTGTGGCATCGAGCTGTTCGGCATACATTCTAACCCTTAAGGGATCACTCTTCCAAGTGATAATACGGTACGGTTACAGATTGTTTGAGCTTGTGACGAAAAGAATTGCCTCGATGGCGCAGTTGGACCAAGTTGATGAACGAAGGGCAGAACTACGGGAAATTATACAGCTTCATCAGATGGCGTTGGAATATCTTGAGCATCTGGAGAGTACCATGAGTTTCATCTTGTTGAACCAAACCTTGAGCTGTTTGTTAGTTTGGTGTCTGATGTTGTTCTATGTTTCATCG AACTTTGGACTGGACGCTGCAAACGTGTTGATATTGTTTATTGTGCTGCTGGTGGAAATGTATGTTTTCTGTAAAAATGGCACAATCCTTAGTGAGAAG GCCGCAGAAGTTGCAAATGCTATTTATTTCTACGATTGGTACATGGACCCCGTTGATTTGCAGCAAAAAATATTGTTGATAATCCAACAGGCCCAAAAACCTACCGGAATAACTGCGGCTAGGTTCTACTATATCAACATTCAAAGGTTCGGTGCGACGGCCCAAGCTACGTACTCATATTATTTGATTCTAAAAAATAGATTCTAG